The Nocardioides sp. cx-173 genome segment GCGGCTGACCGGGAAGTTCAGCACCGTGTCGGTCCCTCAGCGGCCGCGCACCCACGTCTGCGGATCTGTGACGAGGGACGAGTACGACCGAGCCGCGACCCGTGCCTGCCGGCTCTGACCCCACCCAGCCTCACCCGAGACCCCTCGGCCCGAAACGGAGGAACCAGATGACCCAGCAGGACCCGCCGGTCCCGGAGGACTACGACATCTCCGACACCAGCGACCGTCTCTACACGCCCGAGGAGCTGAGCGCCTACACCGCGCAGCAGAACGCCGCGCCGGCGCCCGCGGTCCACGGCGACCCGCTGACGGACCCGCTGACCGACCCGCTGCCGGCGTACCAGGCCGGGCCTCCGGCCCCGTCGGCCCCGCCGGCCCCACCGGCCCCGCCTGCGCAGGCGGCACCGCCGGCACCGCCGGCACCGCCGCCGGCGTCCGCGCCCCTGGGCGCGCCCCCGATCGGACCGCCGCCCTCCGCGCCACCGCCCCCTGCGCCGTTCACCAGTGCGCCTCCGGCTCCTGCGCCTGCGCCGCCCACGGGACACCACAGCGCGCCTGCTGCTCCGCCCATCGGGGGCCCTGCCTCGGACCGCCCCGCCGGCACCAGCGCGCCGGAGCCCGACCTCAGCGACCCGGAGGTGCGCCGGTTCATGACGGCCACCGACTTCCTGGATCGCCGCGACAGCGAGAAGGAGCACGGCCCGGCCACGTGGGGCTGGCGCGGCCGCATGCGCCGGTGGACCGGCGGCCTGATCGCGCCGAAGATGGGCCCGGACGAGCTGGAGTATGAGGACAACCGCCGCGCCATCCAGCGCGACTTCGACGGCCCGCGCACGATCGCGTTCATCAACCCCAAGGGCGGTGCGGCCAAGACCACCGGCGTGCTGGCGGCCGGCTACACCTTCGGCACCGTGCGCGGTGGCGGCGTCGTGGCGTGGGACAACAACGAGACCCGCGGCACCCTGGGCATCCGCGGCACCCGCAGCTCGCACCGCAACACCACGCGTGAGCTGCTGGAGGACCTGGAGCGGTTCAGCGACGTCTACCAGTCGCGCATCGGCGACCTGGGAGCGTTCGTGCGCTCCCAGGGCGACGCGCACTTCGACGTGCTGGCCTCCGACGAGCGCCCCGACGTCACCGGGACGATCCGCGCGGACGACTTCAACGCCGTGCACCGCCTGCTGGAGCGGTTCTACCGCGTGATCCTGGTCGACACCGGCAACAACATGCGCGCCGAGAACTGGCTGGCCTCCGCCGACGCCGCGGACCTGCTCGTCGTCACCAGCACGGTGCGCGAGGACACCGGCTACAGCGGGCTGTGGATGCTCGACGCACTGCAGGACGCGGGCATGCAGAACCTGAAGTACAAGGCCGTCACGGTGCTCTCGGACCCCTCCCCGCAGGTCGACAGCAAGCTCGCGCACGACCTCGTGCAGGTCTACGAGCAGCGCACCCGCGCGGTCTACCGGGTGCCGTACGACTCCGCACTCGTCGCCGGCTCGATCGTCCCCTACGCCCAGCTCTCCGAGGCCACCAAGATGTCGTGGCTCAAGGCCTGCGCCGGCATGGCGGCCGCTCTCTGACGCCGACCCGTCAGAAACTTTCTGACGGGTCAGCGGGGACAGCGGGGAACATTGCGGGAGCTCGCGGACTTGGGGGTGAACATGCGCGCAGTCGTCTACACCGAGACCGGTCCCTCCTCCGTCCTGCACCTCGTCGATCGACCGGTGCCCGAGCCGGGACCGGGTGAGGTGCGGGTGCGTCTGGTCCGCGCCGGCGTCAACCCCACGGACTGGAAGTTCCGCACCGCTGCGTCGCTGGGCTTCGACGAGGTCGCGCCGGGGCAGGACGGGTCGGGCGTCGTCGATGCCGTGGGTGAGGGAGTCGAGGGGCTGGCGGTCGGGGACCGGGTCTGGCTGATCCTGGCCCAGTACGGCCGCCCCTACGGCACGGCCGTCGAGCTGACCGTCCAGCCGGCCGAGCTCGTCGTGCCCCTGCCCGACGGAGCGGGCTTCGACCTCGGCGCGAGCCTCGGCGTACCCGCCGTGACGGCGCACCGTGCGCTGACCTCGATGCAGTTCGGGCCGAGGCGGCTCGGGCCCGGGGCGCTCGAGGGACGCACGGTGCTGGTGGCCGGCGGAGCCGGCGCGGTGGGCAACGCGGCGATCCAGCTGGCCACGTGGTCGGGCGCGCGAGTCGTGACGACCGTCAGCAGCGACGAGAAGGCGGCGCTCGCGACCGCGGCGGGGGCCGACCACGTCGTCAACTACCGCACCGGTGACGCGGCGCGCGAGATCCTCGCGATCGCCCCCGACGGCGTCGACCTGGCCGTCGAGGTGGCCCCGGCTCAGAACAACGCCCTCGACCTGGCCGTCGTGCGCAACCACGGCACGGTGGCGATCTACGCCGACAACGGCGGGGAGACGTTCGACATCGAGATCCGCCCGACGTTCTCGCGCAACCTGAGCTACC includes the following:
- a CDS encoding NADPH:quinone reductase, with protein sequence MRAVVYTETGPSSVLHLVDRPVPEPGPGEVRVRLVRAGVNPTDWKFRTAASLGFDEVAPGQDGSGVVDAVGEGVEGLAVGDRVWLILAQYGRPYGTAVELTVQPAELVVPLPDGAGFDLGASLGVPAVTAHRALTSMQFGPRRLGPGALEGRTVLVAGGAGAVGNAAIQLATWSGARVVTTVSSDEKAALATAAGADHVVNYRTGDAAREILAIAPDGVDLAVEVAPAQNNALDLAVVRNHGTVAIYADNGGETFDIEIRPTFSRNLSYQFLLLYTLDRALVRAAAEDIGSAVAAGALRVGEDAGVPLHHFALEDTAAAHDAVQAGVVGKVLIDVG
- a CDS encoding MinD/ParA family ATP-binding protein, translated to MTQQDPPVPEDYDISDTSDRLYTPEELSAYTAQQNAAPAPAVHGDPLTDPLTDPLPAYQAGPPAPSAPPAPPAPPAQAAPPAPPAPPPASAPLGAPPIGPPPSAPPPPAPFTSAPPAPAPAPPTGHHSAPAAPPIGGPASDRPAGTSAPEPDLSDPEVRRFMTATDFLDRRDSEKEHGPATWGWRGRMRRWTGGLIAPKMGPDELEYEDNRRAIQRDFDGPRTIAFINPKGGAAKTTGVLAAGYTFGTVRGGGVVAWDNNETRGTLGIRGTRSSHRNTTRELLEDLERFSDVYQSRIGDLGAFVRSQGDAHFDVLASDERPDVTGTIRADDFNAVHRLLERFYRVILVDTGNNMRAENWLASADAADLLVVTSTVREDTGYSGLWMLDALQDAGMQNLKYKAVTVLSDPSPQVDSKLAHDLVQVYEQRTRAVYRVPYDSALVAGSIVPYAQLSEATKMSWLKACAGMAAAL